Part of the Capsicum annuum cultivar UCD-10X-F1 chromosome 12, UCD10Xv1.1, whole genome shotgun sequence genome is shown below.
AAAAATCCACAACACTGGAGAAAGATAGCAAcggtatgcagtccataccgctaccctGGAGGTGAGTTAGAGGCTATGTTAAGGgtgtgcaaaattaaatataaactcATAATGGCTAATATTTAACCTATATTCACCACATAATTTTCCGGCGATGGGTGTACATCTGACCACCCTTTGCTGAAGGTAGCTCCGCCCCTGCCCCTGCTCAAGACAAAAACAGACtagaaaagaaatagtaaagGAACAAGCAATAATAGATATTAACACACcatataataacataaacaagAGAAAGATAGCAAATAAAGGCAAAATGTCCTCAGTATTGAATTGAACTTTTTCCCTTCTGTAAATAGTGTTACTACATGTGAACATGCTGTTAACCTTAAAAGACATCATTGCAATAAAACAAAACTCACAACTTAAAAGACCAATTTTGAGTTAATTAATTCAGAATATTAATTATCAATCCAGACTAAGAACTGTTCCACTGTGATCTATAGCTGAGTAATAAACAGTGTATTGCTTGCAGCAAtcagtatttaaaaaaaaaaaatagacaagcAAAAACAGGTAAAAGAGAGGAGGGTGGGGGTGGGATTGTCACTTCTTTCATAGAAAAGAAAGGATTCATGCTTTCCTTGAGAACATGAAATAAGAAATATCTGGTAAAATCAATTTAAATCCAAAAAGTTTGCGAGCGATAGATAAACTAATAAACATTAGAGGTTTGTAACATGATAACTGAGAAATTAAAAAGGGTCTCGATCGTACATAACTAGATACTACATAAGTAATTTTGGACAGATCAAGCTCTCTGTAAAAGCGAATCCATTCTGAGCTAGACCTGGAGGCAATAATCTAAAGGGTCCTCTCTGTGTCCCATATGCATTTGTCATGCGTCGAAAATTAATGTACCAGAATAACACTGTCCCATCTGCAAACCTATATTTCGGCATGGGCATACTAATATAGGGATTTGCAATGGAAAATAAAGCAATCCAAGATTCTTTGAGACCATAATCTTTCATCACCCATAACTTAAAAGGGTGGTTCCCATGAAGATACGCATTAGAATAAGCACAAACCATTCCTTCCAATTCCGAAATGCCAATATCAGTACTGTCCCTCAAGCATATTCCATCAGGCAATGGTATCTCTCCATACTCTTCATAGGAAATATTAAGTGAAATgacaaaatagtttcttgaaaaccCAACCCAATGAAATGCCCCATGTATACATGCCAAGGAATGCATAACATAAAGCATATTGAAAATGACACCAGGATGTTCATCAATTTTTCTCCAGGAACCACTTTTCAGTGCGAGAATTTCACCATATACGTTTCGACATTCATTTCCGTACTGAGGAATCTTGAGGATCTTATAGTCATCACTATTTGAGTCGAAACTCATTCCCAAACAACAATATCCCTCCACTGAAAATTCTGGAGTGGGAAGGACTATTGATTCTTCCGTGGATGGATTCCATAGCAAAAGTATGTGACTTTCATCATTACTTTCATCAACCCTGATAATAGCCAAGCCATCACAACAACAATAGACTTGGCAACACCGTGGTTCAACATTGGAAGGGAAATCCAGTTTCCGTACATCCTCAACTTGAGCCGATGATAAAGAACAAGAATGAATGGAAAATATATCCTTCATAGGGCTCAATTGATAAAAGAgaaatttttggaaatttttatcATTCTTGGTATGATTTAGATGCTTCATCCTGAAATATGGGTCATCAACCAATGTTTTCCAAAATTTTGCAACACATTTGAACCGAAGAAGAGACCGCACAGGTAACCTGCTGAGGATGTTCGTAAGTATGTCCTCTTCAAAGTAAACTTCTATGGCCTAATAGATCAATGAAAGTACTAtcagatacttattttttaagtatttaaaTGTTTAGAAAAGATAATCATGGAATTTTATATTTCTATCTATATTCTTTTAACAAAcaaattgagaaataaaatttagaaaattccaAGTGGAAAAAAGAAATCTAGCCCCTTGGCAATGGAAACAAGAGAGAACAACAACTGAGCCAAGTGCTTTAAGCATTTCTAACATGTTTGATGTTCAGTGAAGGCATACAActaatttaaaaagaataaatttataattgaaatttaaaactatTGATACTTAGTACAGATGCACCCTAGTTCAAATCTAGCCCCTTGGCAATGGAAACAAGAGAGAACAACAACTGAGCCAAGTGCTTTAAGCATTTCTAACATGTTTGATGTTCAGTGAAGgcatacacaacaacaacaacaaacccagtgtattcccacttagtggggtctggggggtaagatgtacgcagtccatacctctacctctgatgaagtagaaaggctgtttccgaaagacccccggctcaaggcacaagatatcccacaaacacatagtaaagcacagaagcagatgacataacataaatacggcacccataaggaatataaaacagaggaaagcagaggaaaacacacagattcgtaataagcatggaacactgaatacggaatcataacaagaataaaaaatataaaaaaaaaaaaaaaaaaaacccaccaagtaattccctacactagcgacccaatctggccctactcttctgccgtaattcgcgtcttccaggccttcctatctagggtcatgtcctcggtgagctgtaactgttccatgtcccgcctaatcacctcaccccagtacttcttcggcctacccctaccccgcctaaaaccatccaacgctagcctctcacacctacggaccggggcatccatgcccctcctcttcacgtgtccgaaccatctcaatcgtgcttcccgcatcttacactccactgaagttgATACTTAGTACAGATGCACCCTAGTTCAGCTATGGTACttcattcatttttacttatcaCATTTTAACTTGACACACTCACTAAAGAAACAGTTATTAACATGACTATTTCAttatagtacccctattaaatgatggtTACTATtgtatcttgaaattaatttggagaatAAACAATCAATACTAcgggaaaatagaaaaaaaggaaatgTTAAACAtccttgatatgtcaaaaataacaaataaaaatggaaatTCAATTAAGAAATATGTGACAAGTAATTCTTAATGGAGGAagcataaagaaaaatattttcctagaaaatattttgtcTTGGCCTTTATATATTTGTTTTCTCAACCTTGTGTCACTGTCATCAGAGGTAATTAAAGAGCATTTGGTCCTTGCACGAAAAATGGGAGTGCATCAAAGAAGGACACAAAGAAAGGAAAGAACACACAGAGAATATAAGTCCAACCAATAACAAACCCCAATAAATAAACTCAATTTGTGTTAATATAATAGTTAACATTGGAGTAAGTGATTGAATTTGTTTAGAATTTGGTatttattcaattcataattaaatAGGATTTTTAGTCTAAATTAATATTGTGATAGGTTTTCTAAAACTAATTAAATTAGGTTTTACACTATTATAAACAGGAATGTTGGTAGCTATTTTCTACTAAGAACTGAGCAACTGTAACAAATTGTGGAGAAGTAGTGGAGAATTATTTAAGTTTACAAATGAAATAATTTCCATCAAATTGGTATAAGAATTTCTACGATCCTGCCAAAGAATCAAAAAGCTTTGGTTGCTGGCGGatggatataattcatatgtGTTGCCCATCTAGCCAATGATAATGTTAGCAAAAGCGGTCCAATAATTTATGCATGAAGAACAGTCATGTTAAGAAGGACTGATAAAAATATTACAGGTGTAAAAAAGTTCAAGGAAACATGCACAAGTGAAgaaattcctttttaaaattggAGAGATATGGACATAAAAATTTGGAAGTTGATTACGAGCGAATCAATAAAATTGGGCGTGGGAGACAAAGTGCATCAACAAGAGTTGGAGAGAAGTACTCGAACAATAGAATATTGAAGGAAGTGTGCCTTAACTACTGGAAGTAGGAGAGAAGTAGACAATCAAGAAAAAACAATGGGTGTTGATGAGACATGTATCAACTATTTATAGTTGAAGAGAAATGCTCCATGTAACACACCTGAAAATCCAAGCCAATATTAGAAACATGCTTCAAGTTCATGCAAAGATCAAACatcatgttttggtagttttataagtgatttagacatatattaagaccTCAAATAACTCTTAGCTTATGGACAAGTCAAAATATCACTTACTAATTGAATTCTTGTGAAAAATATTGTTATAGTTAAATTCAAAAGAGCATAACTTTTAAATTACTAAGTGTTTTTGATCTCAAGACACACCAAAAGGTATATAATTGAATATCTTTCCAATTTCACCAGTTTCGTCTTAATTcaatatcgaagtaaaaagttatacccaatttactgaagcactgtcaaaaCTGTTAGTGACGACAACTCAGCGTCAGGTGACTTTTTGTCATGATAGTAGGGATAAAAATTTTGGTCCTTTGGCCAAGATTGAGGCTAATACTCATATCCAGATCCTACGATTCGTAGCCTAAGTCATCAAGACTACTTCCAGGAGTTTTTCAAACGGTTATTGAGGGGTTGTTTGGTCTTTTCTCACCATTTGAACACTCAAACTATGTCGTTTAAGACCTCCAAGGGTTGAATCATTATATTATAACACTCATAAGTCCCCCattcctcaaaattcattcacAACACTTACaaatttagagagaaaaagaATTGGTTTTCCCCTCCTAGCAAGAAATAAGGTTTTTCAACTTTCGGTTTCAAATCAAAAGATTTCTTCAAGATTTTAAACCTCGGGTGTGTGGGATTTTATCAATGAattttctttcacccattgagtcccaaggaTTAACTCAATTTTTCAAGTTTAATTCACCCTTCAAACTTAGGTTTCTATGAAAAATGTGAATTTCTTAAGTTtcaatttatttctttaaaaaaaatcatggaTATATATTCCcataaatttgagaatttttccATACTTAGAATTATAAAATCTCATTATATTGATAAAagaaagggcagcccggtgcactaaagctatcgctatgcgcggtgtccggggaagggccccaccacaagggtgtatcgtatgcagtcttaccttgcatttctgccagaggctgtttccaaggcttgaacctgtgacctcctggtcacatggcagtaACTTTACGAGAACCCAGTTGGGTTATTATCAAAATctcattatattgataaattcttgatttttgggtttgAGTTATGAAATTACTTATTATGTTCAGATTTTAATATTGTCATAACTAGTTGCATTGTTCAGAAActgtgggttatgaatacccgatgacctaggatttcatgcatatactTACGAATACTAGGTTCTCCTATTTACATGTTATTGAATACTTTTAGATTATACATTTATTGTCGAGTTtcagaatattattattattgagcagTTTTAGTtgtcagtgtcattcagttgggagtagtacttagcaccgagagagcgCAGGGATGGAGGATCACCTATCAGTTAGGCCAATTcatttagtagaagtccctaagtttcaaaCCTATAGCGCCACTGAGGTTCTAAATGGTCAACCGTTAGACCAAgattgacaccttagtcctttcgGATATTAGTTTAGTGAATCCACGTCAGTCAGTAGTATTGAATATTTAtctaactgggttacaggttggaccccagttagctaaGATTGGGGTATACCAGTTAATGGTAGCTCCACAGTCCACAGTTCATAGTTCAAATTAGATTTTTGCATGACGTTGTATTCAGTTGTTCGGCTTATCATAGAGTGCATGTTTATTACTTAGTCTTGTATCAGTTTACCATGTTACATGCAACATGTTTAGCCTATATCAGTTATTTtccatctcacatactcagtacattcaaagtatcgATCGCTTACTTTCTTTGTGTtaaattgtcttataatataggttctgacaCTCAGGATTCAGATCGCACTTAGTATGATTTTGCACCATATCAGCAGTagtatttggtgagtcctcatcattagaTGGCCAATTATCATTATGTTTTCGGTATTTTTTCTACCTTTatatagttggagttagttgggggcatgtcccaacaactcatatgatttagaggctttcagacagatagttatattttttatttgttgattatGTCAAATAGTATCtctgattttattataattaggacattttagtttgattttcacTCAGTATCTCAATATTTTCCTCAGTACTCTTACTACTCTTATTTCTTGCCAAGCCATGGGTGcgattggggtcacttgtgactctaagcaccgtgCTGCAACTAGGGGGCAATCTCGAgtcatgacaaatttggtatcagagcattaggTTTAGTTTTCTAGGGTTTCtgaaagccatgttaagtagggtcttattcatgggtgtgaagcgcaccacacttatgagtgagaggctaTGAAAGATCTTAGGGaaagtttcacttttttcatgatTCAGGTCGTGTGATAGTGTGAACTCTACTAAAACCtcttctaactcatcctttaaatatttaaagaaaaatgcCTCTCAAGAGAACTACGAAAGGAGGAATAGGAATCAGCAAGCACCACCACCATCCCCAACAAACCCTCTGAAAGAAAAAGCCTCCCATATTGAGTTTAGGGTTGCTTTTACAACATTACCATTGTTCATGACCACCTAAAATAACCAATAGGTTGTTGTACCAACTAACCCATCTATGAATACGACAGCAACTAGAGTCTAAGACTTCATTCTAATGAATCCTTCGgtattctttgggtctaagtatgaagaggatccataagagttctTGGATAGTATTTAGAAAGTTACTGaaatcatgggtgtcacttcaacTAAAAGTGCTGATTTGGCTACTTATCAATTGTAAAGAGTGGCTTACACATAGTTCAAGCAATAGAAGAATAATAGAGTTCCTAATGCAGTATTGATAGAGCGGGATAAGCTCATTACTGCATTTTTGGacaggttcttcccacttgagtcAAAGAAAGACAAGGTTCAGGAATTCATAAACCTAAagcagggtaacatgagtgtgaaagagtattcacttaagtttactcgttggcaaggtatgctccaatTATGGTTGTGACTCTAAGGCCCAAACAGCAAATTTATGTCAGATGTTTCTGTGGacgtggtcaaagagtgtagaacaGCTATGTTGGTTAAGGAGAAGGACATCTCCAAATCGATGGTTCATGCTCAAAATATTGAAGAGGAGAAAATCAAGGAAAAGGAAAGGGAGAGTATTAGGACCAGAACTAATAACTTTAATTTCTCTCGGCAGAGGTTAGATGGTGGTAATCGTTCCCAGTTTTGCCAGAAATCTTCAGTTATAGCCCCATATTCTACTAGTGCTCCAGTACCCAAGTTTAGACAGGATACTCTAGATAGAGCTCCATgttctaagtctcagggtagtataAATAGTATTCGTACTAACCCAGTTTGCAAGAAATATgataagaaccataagggtgagtGTATGGCAGGTAGTGATgcttgttttgggtgtggaaagtcAGGCCACAGATTGAGAGATTGCCTAATGGCTTCACGGAGAGGTAAGGATGCTCGTCAGCAAAGTCAATCTAACTCTTCAGCAGCTCCAACAGGTAATCTGACTCAACAGGGTGCCACATCTAGTACAACTGGTGGATATCATCACAATAGGTTCTATGTCCTTCAAACTCAATAGTATTAGAAAGATTCTCCTGATGCGGTAACTGGTACATTGCAagtctttcatattcatgtttatgcattattagacccTGGAGCCACATTTTTCTTTGTGACTCCCTATACAGTAGTAGACTTTGGTGTCAATCCCGAAACCCtcgcagagcccttctcagtttcttcTATAGCCGATAGTTCAATCATAGCTGGATGATATTATACAGAAATGCCCAGTCATattatcccagaaagtcacctcaatCAACCTTATAGAGTTAGACgtgacagattttgatgttattcttggcatgaaTTGGCTCTACTCTGGCTATGCCTctgttgattgtagaaatagagtagtttagttttagtttgcAAATGATCCATTttaaagtggaagggtagtacctcagtgcctataagtcaatttgggtctttccttaaggaaataaaaataatatccaacGGGTGCATCTACATCTTGTTCAAGTCAGGATTCAAGGTCCAAAACCCCAAGTCTTGAGTCAATTTGTATGATAAAAGAATTTCTAgaagtatttcctaaagatctgcCGAGAGTTCCTcccaaataggaaattggctttgaaatagatctccttttagatacccagcctatttcaattccaccttatagTTGGCTCTGGCCAAGCTTAAGAAATTAAACAACAATTGAAATACCtcctagacaagggttttatcaggaCTAGTATCTCTCAATTAGGTGCTTCAGTTTTTTTTATGTGTAataaagacagttctctcagaatgtccatcaactaccgtcagttaaaaaaagtaacagtcaagaataagtatctcattccaaggattgatgacatgttcgaccaacttcagggagttaattatttctctaagatagacctcatatttgGCTATCAttatctcagagtcagagaatgtggcaTTTCAAAGACAGCCTTTAAAAGTAGGTGGGGTCACTACGAATTTGTTgttatatcttttggactaatgaatgatCCTGTGGCTTTTAAGGACgtaatgaatagagtgttcaagtagtacttggacatgttcattatagtcttcataggtGACATACTCATTTATTCTTGGAGTAAGGATGAACATACAAATCATTAAAGGATTATCTagcagactcttaaagatcaccagttattcgctaagttcaacaagtgtgaattttggctgaaATCAGTAACGTTcctaggtcatatcatttttggtgaattcATTCGAGTTGATCTTTTGAAGCAATGAGAAATTGGCcttaaacctatctctccatcagatatcaggagtttcttagtttTAGCTGGTTAatacagatgatttgttgaaggatttttctatatttcttatcCCATGTCTAgactaactcagaagaaagtcaaattccagtggtatAATtattgcgagaagagtttttagtagtttaagacttgactcacctccgcttcaattttgactttgccagagggttcagatggttttgtggtttattgtgatgcttcaagagttggacttagttgtgtgttaatgtagTGGGGCAAGGTTATAggatatgcctctagacaactcaaaccacatgagaagaattacccaactcatgatcatTAGTTGGAAgtagttgtttttgccttaaagatttgaaggcatcaTCTTATGGGGTTTATATTGTTGTGTTCACTTATCACAACAGTCTTTGATATATGTTCAACCAAAAAGAactaaatctttgtcagagaaggtggctagagttattgaaggattatgatatgagtgtcttgtacCATTCAGGAAAAGCCAATGTTGTGGATGACGTTATTAGAAGATTATCATAAGGATAAGAAGATTCTATTTGAGTTGAAAGAAGTCGTCCAAagtcaaaaggttgaggttttcttccaagggtgAGATGGTGTCCTTTGTTTTCAAGGCGGACCATGTGTTCTGTATATAGATGACTTGACACAGTGGATGGTAGCAAAAGCTCATGGttcttgatattctattcacccaggagccattAAGATATACTGCGATTTATAGGAAATCAATTGTTGGAATGGCATGAAAAAGGATATTGTAGAATTTGTGGCTTAAGTGTCCAAATtgccagcaggttaaggttgagaatcAAAAACTTAGTGGTACTCTTTAGGAAATCAACATTCCTACATAGAAATGtaaagtggtgaatatggacttcatcacagAGTTGTCTCATACTCGTCGACAACAAGATTCTATTTGAGTTATCGTGGaccgaatgactaagtcagcacacTTTTTTCTAGTTAACACTTCAGATTCAGTTGAAGATTATTCTaaactctatcttagggagttggtgaaatacatggagtccctttgaccattatttcagatagaggtatccaGTTTACCTCtcgttttttgaaaaaatttcaaaaggtGATCTTGGGTGCATTtgtacgcctaagcaccataatttaccCAAAtattagctaagttttgagagcAAACTGCCTTAATTCATAtgtttttatccttcttttgatGTAAATGAGCTAAAATAAATGGTTAGTACCATTTCAGGAGTTAAGAAAGTAAATGGAGACATAAAGAGATCATGGAATGCACATAGCACAAGACACAAGCAAAATAGCATGTTGGAGGCAGTGTTTGCACCACAAAGCTGTAACCCGAGGAAACATATTCATGTAAATCAAGTCTATGGACTTGGGGATAATAACAAAGACTATTAAAAACACCCCAAGCTCAGTTTGAAAGATTATTTCTGTATCTTTTGAATTAGAGAAATGGCGACTAAGACATTTTCATCAAGTCTTGTAATATCCAAACAATCTCAAAACAACCTTGGATTTTGGTATGATTAGTTTGATTTATTTGATGTTATTTCTATTCATGAGTGGCTAAGGTttttagctagggttatgggatccttgtAATCAACAATATACActatgggtttttgaatctatattaCAATTGTTTTTTGTATTCTGTTCTCTTGAATTATaatgaattctcatggttgcttACATTGAGTGTGCCATAAAACACAGCTTTGCTTGAACAGAGAAGTTTTTATTTGGTGATACACTACCAAGATGGATTGTACCAAAACAGCCACAAAAATAGTCTACAAACACAATACAAAACCAAGACAAGTTGGAAACAAGTCCAAAACCAAGAATGCTATACAATGATGAGATAATAACGTGTATAACCACACCAAAACCATACATCATGACAAAGTGgacaacaatatgataagaacaataataacaagaGACAACAACTCACGGATTGAAGATTACAAGATATACAaatggttacaagattacaatgaacaaaggatagatagttagaccttggttggtataatcttaagaacccaagaacatgtgatactcttggacccttaacactatacGCAAtagttaacctaactcctacattGACAAAAGAGGGAATTTACCTTCTCTAAACACCGTCTCAAGccatgaatgcaacactagtgattccacactagtatcaccctaatTTCGGGTTGCCTCCTAAAAAGAAGCGAGGATTTTTCTTATAAAGTAttatacaacttacaaatatcatcaaagtctaagacaaaatgacctacaatgttctatttagactaggttacaactagaatacaaaatgaccaaaaggccctttaatgaaaagcctcaaaataCAGCCCATAGAATGTAGTGTAGGTTCATTTCAGTGTGTGTTTTAGGCCCTCTTTTGCATTTTCCTTGCACGCTCCAAGCCTTGGGTTCATTACACTTCCacacgtccatcctcgtggtcgtacttgtatcattctccccttcttgaaaaggatttgaccttgaatccgtaccttgcaaaatcaagagaagacaaacaagcacacatcctcatgactgaggggttagggttagcaaaaaaaataacacatcaacatgccatgCCGAGGCAGAACAAACTTAAATTATAGCCACgggtcctttgttttaatcatgaaaagattagtacaaatGCTACAAAGGAGGTGGATCAGGCAACcatcaagacaaaaggaaaataggCCAAGAGTAatcctttcccaccctaagatggtacTGGGATCAAATGGGTGTTGTAACCAAGGACTTAGGCctcggccactctcactttcccctaaggtGTCATcttcaaaattaggcataccctaTATATCCCTATGGAAAATATCATAAGTACAAAGATGATAAAGAAAGGTGTCACACGGGTCAACTCCAACTATGGTCTctttatgcatgtactcactagTTTCAAGTCCAACAACACTAGTAGGCTTAACATAGtaaacacataaagaagaagtagatggaatttctaagcatgcaACACCTTCTCTTTTAAGAGAGTAGTCCCTACATAGACATAAACTATCATGGGCAGCAAAAGGATCACAAGCAaaaccatttttaccaagacaaccACAATTCGGGTTTCCTAAACAATCAAGCACGTCAAGGTCATTTCCACCCGATTGATCATTGTCCACAACCTCATTAGTTGTTGGCAGCTTATATACCAACGTAGCCCCGCCTTGATCTTCataagggtcaactagtgtgtgaatactctcatcacttggtaatggaaGCTTAGTCAAGTTATAAGTACTAGCattagatggacacaaatcattctcacggggagaatcaatttcgtcatctaaaggatcaactagtgcttacatatctacaacaagagtttggttcTCATGCGACCTAACAATGCTGAGAGAATCACAAAAAGGAGACTCGAGCACCTCTACCCTAGGCAAAGCCACAACTACACCTACTTGGCTCctactagccacaacacaacaTTTTAAGCTCATAAGAGTGT
Proteins encoded:
- the LOC107849473 gene encoding F-box protein CPR1-like is translated as MKDIFSIHSCSLSSAQVEDVRKLDFPSNVEPRCCQVYCCCDGLAIIRVDESNDESHILLLWNPSTEESIVLPTPEFSVEGYCCLGMSFDSNSDDYKILKIPQYGNECRNVYGEILALKSGSWRKIDEHPGVIFNMLYVMHSLACIHGAFHWVGFSRNYFVISLNISYEEYGEIPLPDGICLRDSTDIGISELEGMVCAYSNAYLHGNHPFKLWVMKDYGLKESWIALFSIANPYISMPMPKYRFADGTVLFWYINFRRMTNAYGTQRGPFRLLPPGLAQNGFAFTESLIWAGAELPSAKGGQMYTHRRKIMW